Genomic segment of Desulfovibrio sp.:
GAACCGGCGGACAATCCTTACCGGCCCTCCATCGACGCCCTTTTCGAAAGTCTGGCCAAAGCAGGACTTCCACCTGGTGTGGCCGTCCTGCTCACCGGCATGGGCAACGACGGAGCTCACGGACTGCTCACCCTCAAGAAGGCGGGGTGGTTCACCATTGCTCAAGATCAAAGCACAAGCGCCGTCTACGGCATGCCGAAGGCCGCCCGTGAACTTGGAGCTGCGGACCTGATCCTCCCGCTCTCGGCCATCGCCTCCCAGGCCGCCAAACACCTGCCCCGCCATGACTGATCCTTCCGCTGGCCCCGAACCATCGGTCACGGTGCTTTTGGTTGATGATCAGCCCATGGTGGCCGAGGCTGTGCGCCGCATGCTCGCCCCGGAAACCGACATCGCCTTCCACAGCGTTCAGGACCCGGCCAAAGCGCTGCCCGCCGCACTTGAAGCGCACCCCACAGTGGTGCTTTTGGATCTGGTCATGCCGGACATCGATGGGCTGACCCTGGTGAAATATTTCCGGGCGCATCCCAAGCTCAAAGACCTGCCCCTGGTTGTGCTTTCAACCAAGGAAGAGGCCGAAACCAAGGCCCAGGCCTTTGGCCTTGGAGCCAACGATTACCTGGTGAAACTGCCGGACCGCATAGAGCTGGTGGCCAGAATCCGACACCACTCCCAAGGCTACACGCGCCTGTTGGAAAGAAACCGGGCATACCAGGAGCTGGCGCGCCAGCTGGACCAGGCGGCGCAATATGTCCGGAACCTTCTGCCCAAACCGATTGAGGACGGGCCTATACGTACGCAGTGGCTTTTCGAGCCGTCGGCCCAGCTTGGAGGCGACGCCCTCGGGTATCATTTTATCGATGAATATCGCTTCGCCTTTTATCTCTTGGACGTGTGCGACCACGGCGTTGGCCCTGCCCTTCTCTCGGTCTCGGCGCTCAACGTGCTCAGGTCGCAGACGCTCCCCGGCGTGGATTTCGGCTCTCCAAGCCAGGTCATGGCCGGACTGAACATGGTATTTCCCATGTCCAAGCAGAACGACCTGTACTTCACCATATTCTATGGCGTGTACGATTCACGGACAAAGTCCATCCGCTTCGCAAGCGCGGGCCACCCTCCTCCCTTGCTGTTCCAGGCATCCGGCGAGGTGGAGGAACTGCGCTGCCAGAGCATCTTCATCGGAGCCATGCCCGGCGTGGACTTCAAGGAAGCTGAGATATCCGTGCACGCACCAGCTCGTCTGCTAGTTTTCTCCGACGGCGCGTACGAAATTCGACGCAAGAGCGCCGGAATGTGGAGCTACGAGGAATTCAAGGACTACGCAGCCTCCCAGGCCAACTCGTCCGGGCTTGAACTGGGAAGCGTGTTGTCCCACGTCCGGTCACTCTTGGAGCGTGAGGTCCTAGACGACGACCTGTCGATGTTAAAGATACTGTTCGAATAGACCGCTACTAGCGTTCGTTTTTTCACAATCAAAGTAGCACGTCTTTTATTTTCATAGCACTATCTGCGGTTTTCCCTCGCAAAACGGACTTTTCACCCTGTTTTTCTCACAAAATGACGAGTTGAACGTCCGTACTCCACAAGTTCCACTGGGTCCAAATACGACTTGTGCGCCAAGTCACAATTTCCACTAGAAAAGGACTTCAGGTTATGCTATGGAACTGTCCAGCCTAAGAAAGTCAGGTTTTATGCCTTTGGATTCACACCGGGGCGGCCTCTGTGGGGGAAGCCGCACGTGGTTTGCAATGAGGCTTTATCAACAACCAACCCAGCCAACCTGTAACGATTTGGGAGGTCCGTATGCGCGTATCCATTGGTCTTGCCAAGGACGACGCCGAAAAACGCTTGGAAGAAAAGGGCGTCTCCCGCCGCGACTTCATGAAGTTTTGCGCGGCGGTGGCAACAGCTCTCGGTATGGGGCCCGGCGCAGCCGCTGAAGTGGCCGCCGCCCTGACCGCGAAGAAACGCCCCAGCGTCATCTACTTGCACGGCGCAGAATGCACCGGCTGCTCCGAGGCCGTGCTGCGCACCTATGAACCCTTCATCGACGCCCTTATCCTCGACACCATAAGCCTCGACTACCATGAAACCATCATGGCCGCCGCTGGCGAAGCTGCCGAGAAGGCTTTGAACGACGCCATCAATTCCCCTGACGGTTTCGTCCTCGTGCATGAAGGCGCCATCCCCACCATCGGAAACGGTACCTGGGGCATGGTTGGCGGACATACCATGGCCGACAACCTGAAGAAATGCGCCGCCAAGGCCAAGGCCATCATCGCCATGGGCACCTGCGCCACCTTCGGCGGCGTCCAGGCCGCCAAGCCCAATCCCACCCAGGCCGTGTCCGTAAGCGAGTTCCTGGGCCGCAAGGACGTGATCAACATCGCCGGTTGCCCGCCCAACCCCATCAACTTCGTGGGCGCGGTTGTGGCTTTCCTGAAGGGCGACAAGATCGAGCTCGACTCTCTGCAGCGTCCCAAAGTGTTCTTCGGCAAGCTGGTGCACGACCTGTGCGAGCGTCTGCCCCACTTCGACAAGGGCGAATTCGCCAAGAGCTTCGACTCACCGGAAGCCAAGAAGGGCTGGTGCCTCTATGAGCTCGGTTGCCGCGGACCTGAGACCTACAATAACTGTCCCAAGGTTCTCTTCAACTCGACCAACTGGCCAGTGAAGGCTGGACACCCCTGCATCGGGTGCTCCGAGCCGAAGTTCTGGGACTCCATGTCCCCGTTCTATTCCGCCCGTTAGTCTGGTCCGCACGTAGCACGAACCGCAGCACACCTCACGGAGGAAAGACATGGCTGACAGCAAGCCTCAGATAATGAAAACGCCCCAGAGCTCCTTCACCGGCCCGGTAGTGGTCGACCCCGTCACCCGCATCGAGGGTCACCTGCGCATGGTGGTCGAGGTCGAAGGCGGCAAGATCAAAAATGCCTGGAGCTCCTCGCAGCTCTTCCGCGGCCTGGAAATCATCCTCAAAGGACGCGATCCCCGCGACGCCCAACACTTCACCCAGCGCTCCTGCGGCGTGTGCACCTACGTGCACGCCCTGGCCTCCACCCGCGCGGTGGACAACGCCGTTGGCGTGAACGTGCCTGAGAACGCCACCATCATGCGCAATCTGGTGATGGCTTCCCAGTACCTGCACGACCACATCGTGCACTTCTATCATCTGCACGCCCTTGACTGGGTGGATGTGACCAGCGCTCTGAAGGCCGACCCGGTCGCCGCCGCCAAGATCGCCAACTCCATCTCCAAGCGCAAGACCAAGCCCGAAGACCTGAAGGCCGTTCAGGACAGGGTGAAGGCCCTGGTCGATTCCGGCCAGCTGGGCATCTTCACCAACGCTTACTTCCTCGGCGGCCACCAGGCCTACTATCTGCCCCCCGAGGTGAACCTGATCGCCACGGCCCACTACCTGGAAGCCCTGCACCTGCAGGTGAAGGCCGCCAGGGCCATGGCCATCTTCGGCGCCAAGAACCCCCACACCCAGTTCACCGTGGTGGGCGGCTGCACCAACTACGACGCTCTGCGCCCCGAGCGCATCGCCGAGTTCATGACCCTGTTCAAGGAAGTGAACGCGTTCATCAACGAATGCTACATCCCCGACCTGCTGGCCGTGGCTTCCTACTACAAGGACTGGGGCGGCATCGGCGGCACCACCAACTTCATCTGCTTCGGCGAGTTCCCGCAGAAGGGCGAGCACGGCATGGCCGACCGCTTCCTGCCTGCCGGCTACATCATGAAGCGCGACCTGGCTGGTGTGAAGGACGTGGACCAGAAGCAGATCATGGAACACGTGGCCCACTCCTGGTACAAGGGCAACGAAGCCAAGCACCCCTACGAGGGCGTCACCGATCCCCAGTACACCAACCTGGAGGACAAGGACCGTTACTCCTGGATGAAGGCCCCCCGCTACATGGGTGAGCCCATGGAAACCGGCCCGCTGGCCAAAGTCCTGGTGGCTTACGCCAAGGGGCACAAAGCCACGGTGAAGACCGTGGACATGGTTCTGAAGAACCTGGGCGTTGGCAAGGAAGCCCTGTTCTCCACCCTGGGCCGCACCGCTGCCCGCGGCATCGAGACCGCGGTCATCGCCGGCGAGATAGAAGGCTGGATCAAGAAGCTGGCCGCCAACGTAAAGAAAGGCGACACCAAGCTGTACCAGGACTGGAAGATGCCCGACTCCGCTCAGGGCGTGGGCTTTGTCGACGCTCCCCGCGGCGCCCTGTCCCACTGGATCGACATCAAGGGCGGCAAGATCAACAACTTCCAGTTGGTCGTGCCCTCCACCTGGAGCCTTGGGCCCCGCTGCGCGGCCGGCAAGCTCTCCCCGGTGGAAGAAGCCCTGGTCGGCACCCCGATCGCCGATCCCAAGCGCCCGGTTGAAATCCTGCGCACCATCCACTCCTTCGACCCCTGCATCGCCTGCGGCGTGCACGTGATCGAGCCGGAGTCCAACGAGGTGCTCAGCTTCAAGGTGCTGTAAGCCTTGGATTGATTCGCATTGAAGAGGGGCCGCGAGAGCGGCCCCTTTATTATTTCCAGAATACGATTCTTACTTGCCACACAGCAATAAGATTTCCCTTCCAGCAGGCGTGAGCTTCACCTTGGCATGCTGCAATAGTCCCACTGATTTTCCTGATTCCACCACTGTGACTAAAGTATCGCTCAAGCGCAAAAGCGGTTCTTCCCCTTCGTCACATGCAACAAGAAGCGTGGATTCGTTCATCCACTGTTGCTTGTCTGTAGGAGCCTTCCAGTCCAGGTAGTCGCCGGCGTCTGAAATCCTTTTGAGCATGTCGAGAAGAATGTTGTCACTCATTACGCCTCCACACCATGACGATAAATACAGGCCACCAAAGACTACCTCAATCCTCCGCTCCACAGTCGCAGAAGCAGACTGGCCGTGATGGAGCAATGCGGGACACCGGGCCGGTCTTATAGAATTTGAGCCCTGAGTACACACTGGACCACAGGGTAACGTATTCGCCATTCGCCCCTCTCAGGTCGTCAGGGAGCCAAACCCTTTTGATGCGATGTCCAACCATCTCTTCCGGCAGCTTCGCCCGGAGAACCCGTCCCGAAAGTGCGGCCTCTACCCATTCTTTTCCCTTCCCCGCCTTCACGCGAATCCGCACCGTTTGTCTGCTTTCCAGGGGTGCGGAAAAGGTCAACACAAGGTCGGATTTGTCTTCTTCAAAGCGGACCAGCCTTGGCATCTCAGTATAGCTGTCATCACTCTCTTCCGGTTGCAGGAACACGAAAGCCGGACCCACTATCGGCTTCCCGTCTGATCCGTATGCCCCCATGGGCGTTTCAAGCCCGGACGTCCAGTTTTCGGCTCCTGGCCAATCAACACCTCGGGTAAAGTCCACCGGGCAGCCCCTCGGCGTTTCTCCTGTCAGACGCATGTCGCCCCTGTTTGGATCCACGAATTCAGCCCCAGGATCGAACACCCCCCTGGCTTCCTGATGGTTGTCCACGATTTTAGGCGGCCAAGGGATGTTGGTCAGGTCACAGTCGAAGCTGACCCTTGGGTTCCACCCTCCAGGCATGAAGCCGTTTCCCAGGAAACGTTCGTCCCCGGTGTTGCCATCAGTGAAAGGCCGGAGCACAGCTGGTGGCAGGGGGCACCCAGCCTCCCTGTCCTGCGAAGCCGAGGCTGGCAGCGAATTTCTGAACAGCACCGCGTTGTTGCGGTGGGTGAGAAACGTTGTCGCCCCGTCCTTTATGAGCGAATTATAGAGAGAATAGCTGTTGTTGAAGGCGAACACCGGACGAGAGGGCATCACTCCATCCGAGTCGTATTTGTAAACCTTACCTCCACGGTTCGGGTCCAGTTGGGAGCCTGGCTTGTCCGTTACCCATCCGGTATTGGCGAAATAGTACCAGAACCCTCCGGCCACCTCGTCCAGGGAGAACCAGGCATGGGCATTGTGGATTGCGTTGTGATGCAGCCACCAATTGGTGGCCGAGCGTTCTGGTTCAACAGGATTGTCGCGTATACGCAGCATGCGGTTCCCATAAATTTCCACGTTGTGGTTTTGTGATTTCTCCTTCTTCTTGTCGGCCTTCAGGCGTACAGCATTGAAAGCATCGCAGATGGTATTGTTGCGGAGCACCACGCTGCCCGATATCCCAACACTGCCGAAGATTCCGCCATTGTAGTAGAAGTAGCGCTTACGCTTTGAATCAAGCCAAAGCAGATCACGCCACATGGACCCAGTGGGGTCCTGGCGCCAGTGGATGCTCTCCAGCAGGATATGGTGGGTGGCCTGCCCCCGGGCATACACCAAATAGCGGCTGTCCACGGCAGCCACATTGCGAACGGTGATGTAGGATGAGTTCTCGATATAGAGGAAGGTGGGCCAGCAGCTCTCTACCGAGAAATTCTCGAATTCGATCCAGGCGCAGTCCGAGAGTTTGAAAAAAGCGAAGTGTTTCATCTCAGGGAGCATGGAGTCGTGCGGCACGCCGCCCAGGCCACCGTTCAGCACCGTTGCGGTTCCGAGGCCCCGGATGGTGATGGGCACTTCTGGGACCCCCTTGAGCTCGTTTATTTTCACCGGCCGGCAGGTTGGAGGGTTGCCGGATTCTTCATCGAACAGGATCGGCGGCCAGTATTTTCCAGGCAGAAGCTGGAGGATGTCTCCGGGCCGCACACAGGAGAGCGCATCGCTTATCGTGTGAGTGGTGAAAAGCAGATCCTTGCCACTGACATGAACCATGCGGCAATCGCCCTTGTAGGTTATGTACAGGATTCGGCGCCCGTTCTCGACCCAATACGGAAGGGGGAAGATGTCGTCTCGCATCCTGGCTCCTGTTTTCACTATAGATCGATTAATAGATATAGTAACACAACTAATTATACGTTCTATCAAATAAAGCACGGACGTCATGTTGAGTCAATCTCTTTGAAACCTCCGCCAGGCTTGCCCCCGGGAGATTTGCCGGGCATGATGTTTTGCATCTTTCATCTGGGAGCGGACATGGACGAAAAGCGCAGGATTCTGGTGCTCGGCGTGGGCAACATTCTCTACACCGACGAAGGCGTGGGCGTGCGTTGCATGGAAAAGCTGGAGAGTGAATACGAGTTCTCGGACAACGTGACTCTGATGGACGGAGGGACGCTCGGCATGCGCCTGATGGATGCCCTTCTCAACTGCGATACGGCAATCGTGCTGGACGCGGTCCTGGGCGGACAGGAACCGGGCACCATCTACCGCTGCACCGGGGATGAGCTTCGCAAGTCCTTGGCGTTCAAGGATTCCATGCACCAGTCCGACCTGGTGGACACCCTTATCTATTGCGACCTGATCGGCAAACGTCCGGATGCTGTGGTCATAGGCATCGAACCGCACGACTACCAGACCATGTGCGTGGAGGTGTCCGAGGTGCTGGCAGGCAGGTTAGACGACATGGCCGCGTTCGCGCTCAAGGAAGTGGAGGCGGCGGGGGGCACGTACTCAGCCCGCGCCAAGTAGTCGCCTGAACCTGTGCACCAGCACCGCCCGCTTTAAACAGTATCCGCTCTGGAGGCCACATGCCATTCGTCCGCATGCTTGCGGTGTTCGCCGCAGCCACTCTTCTCACGACCCACGTCTGGGCCGCCGAGGCCAAGCCTTACCGCCTGACCATCCTGCACACCAACGACATCCACGCCCGCATCGCCGAGTTCAATAGCTTCGGCCAGACCTGCACCCCCGACGAATCCGCCAAGGGAGAGTGCTTCGGCGGCTACCCGCGCATCGCCGCCACGGTGGAAGCGGCCCGCAAGCAAGGCGGCAACCTGCTCCTGCTCGACGCGGGCGACCAGTTCCAGGGGACACTCTTCTACACCGCGCTCAAGGGCAAGCCCAGCCGGGACGCCATGAACACCCTGCGCTATTCGGCCATGACCTTGGGCAACCACGAGTTCGACGACGGCCCAAAGATGCTGGCGGACACTTTCCTTACGGGCCTTTCCGTCCCTGTCCTGGCCGCCAACGTAGACGCCACGGCCGAGGCGTCCCTCAAGGGGAAATTCAAGCCCTGGTCCATCTTCACCATGGGGGGCAGAAAGATCGCGGTCATCGGTATCGCCAACGAGGACATCGCCAAGCTCTCCAACCCTGGCCCGGACATGACTTTCACGAAAGCGGACGAACCGCTGCGCCAGGCTGTGAAAGACGTTGCCGCCCAGGGAGCGGACATCGTGGTGGCACTCACTCACGTGGGTTTGCAGCGTGACAGGGAACTGGCTGCCAATGTTGAAGGCATCGACGTCATCGTTGGCGGGCACAGCCACAGCCTGCTCTCCAACACCGACCCAAAAGCGGCCGGGCCGTATCCCGTGGTGGCGTCCTCTCCTTCCGGCAGGCCCGTGCTCATCGTTCAGGCGGAAGCCTGGGGGAAGTACCTGGGCGACCTGACCGTGGATTTCGATTCGAAAGGAATTCCCGTGGCCTGGGCCGGTGCGCCGATCACCCTCAACGCCACGAAACCGCAGGACCAGGCCATGCTGGCCAAAGTATCGGCCTGGCAGGAAGAGCTGAAGCCTCTCCTGGGCCAGCCCGTGGGCAAGCTCACCGAACCTCTTCTGGCGGATTGCAGGCATGGAGAGTGCGGCCTTGGTGACGTCATGGCCGACGCGGTCCGCCTTTCGGCAAAGAGCCAGGGCGTTCGGGCCGCGTTCATCAACAGCGGGGCCGTGAGAGCCGGGCTTAAGGCCGGGGATGTGAGCCTGGGCGACCTGCTCACGGTCTATCCCTTCACGGACAACGTGGCCACCTTCGAGCTCTCCGGCAAGGACCTCCTGGAGGTGCTGGAATACAGCGTGGGCCTGGCCACCCAATCCGGGGCCTCGGGCTCCGGGCGGTTCCTGCAGTTGTCGGGACTTAAAATTTCCTTCGACCCGCGCAAGCCAGTGGGACAACGGATCGTCACCGCGGAGATATTGGACCCGGATGGGGGCTACTCGCCGGTGGGCCCGGAAAAGTCCTATCCTCTGGCTTCAAGCGGCTATTTGCTCAAGGGCGGCGATGGATACGCCATGCTCAAAGAGAAGGCTAAACGGGTTTACGCCTTCGGTATGCCCATAAGCGACGCCCTGGCCGACTACTTCTCCAGCCACTCCCCCCTTTCTCCGAGGCTGGAGGGACGCATCGTCAACCTGGGGAATGCGTTGACGAAATAACTGAACTCGAGCGAGTTACTCCGCCTCTCTACTATTTGGGGGATCATTCATTTGAAAGCTAAAAGCATATTTATCCCGGCCGAGGAGAACGCCTCACCCGTGCCAGGAGAATCAGTAATCCTAATGATCATAGTTGTCATAGGCTTTATACTGCGTTTCGCCTGGCTGGATTCCCCAACCCTTATGCGTGACGAGGCTCTCGTGCTGTTGGCAGCGGAGCAAAGCCCGCTCTTCATCCTCATTCGCGCCCTTGCCACTGATGCGCACCCCCCATACTTCTATTACCTATCCAAGTTACTCCTGCTTTTCGGCCATTCCGATTTCGCAACCCGTTTCTTTCCAGCCCTGGCCGGAACTGCAGCAGTCTTTTTTCTGCATCGCTTTGCGGCACGCCTGATCTCACGTGAATCCGCACTTATTGCGGCAGCATTGCTGGCCGGGTATTTTCTGCACATCCAAATTTCGCGTACAGTGAGACCCCATCCTTACATCGTCTGCCTCACCATCGTTTCCCTTTCCTGGCTCCTGGATTTTTTGCGCGCCCCTTGCCGCAAAAATCTGATAAAGCTTACCTGTCTCAATCTGGCACTTTTACTCTTCCACTTCAACGCGCTGCTTGTTGTGGGCTCACAGATGTTCCTCGTAGGATGTCTACTTCCCGGATCGTGGCGGTCGCAAATCCGATCTAACCTCATACAATTTCTAATGATAAGTTGCGTGTCTATGGCTGTAAATCTTCCCATGTTCATCTACAGACTGGGAAAATTCCCTGGATTTGACCTGAACATCTCCATGCTGTGGACCCTGGAACGAAGTATCACCAATTTGAACAAATTGATGGCAATCTTCCCCTCCGAGACTTCAAATATAGCCGGGTGGCTATTGTTCGGTTTGGGCATGGGGCTTCTTTTTTCTAAGAATTGTTTTGCGTTCTTTTTTCTTGCTTCTAGCATCTTTCTTCCGATTATTGCTCTTATTCTCGCCAAGTACGGATTATTCTATGAACCTTGGCATCTATCTTTCATCATTCCATGCTTGTTGACGGTTTGTGCACACTCTCTTGTATGGCTCTTACGCATTCAATTTCTTGTCAAGGCAGCGGCTCTCGCCATCCCAATTTGCGCTGCTGTGACCATCTTTCTGTCACGCTACGATGCACTCTATTCTATACAAGCTTCAATCTTCGGATATGAGGAATGCAACAAGAAGATCGCCTTAGAGTTGCCACGCGGGTTGGGAAATCCACATTCTGTTTTGTTCAACCAAATTTTTGAGCTCAACTTTGTCAATTGGTACACTCGCCAGTTCTCATCACTTAATCTTAACCACAATTCCCTCACGCCAAAAGATTCCAATGTAAACCTTGCCCTGGTGGCCAGTGGCCCCATCTATTCTGACGCGGACAACCCAGTTGAGGTTGCCCGGAGGGCCCAACAACTTCTGACTGACTTCGGCAAGGAATACAGCATTGACACACTCTCTTGTTCAACAATCCACCGTTGGAATTACGCCAGATCTCCAGGCATCCGCTTGAACTCATATCCAGCAAAAACGAGTTTTACGGCCTATGCACCCGAGTTTCTGAAGAAGGTCTGGCAGGCCCAGGACGTGCAAATATACTTATCTCCCTTGGCGCATGTGATTTTCCCTTCCGCCTTTGACACCCCAGGAAGCTTCACTGTCCGATATCAGAACGACACACCTGTTCCAACCACAGATATAACCCTTGATCTGCACTACGCATTGGAAGGAAGTGGCAACAGTATGGTTGTGACTTGTTCCTTTGATGACGCTCTAGCACAGGAAGTGTTCTCCTCTTCGGCCCAGGCCGGAACACATCCTAAACGAATTATTCTACGCGCACCCAACCCATATCGAACCGTGGATGTGACTTGCACCATGACCTCCTCTAGTCTCACTCCTAGTTTCTACACCATGAGCAACGCAGTGAGTTTCAGCAAGATGGAACTGACCATCTTGCCTACTCCGCCAGAGGAGTTCCTCCTTGACCTACCAGTTGCCATACGTGACCTATCTCAGGTTGAAAGCACACCCGAGGGCTCCTATCGTTGGGGAAGCGGGCCAGAAACAACACTTCGTTTTAACGTGCCAAAATCTGGACGCATACGTTTAGAAATGGGACTAAACAACCCAATCCCTGGGCAAGGATTCACGGTGCTTATCAACGATTCCATTGTAAAGCGCCTGGAGAACTTACCCGCAGCCCCTTGGCTCCAGAACGCTAAAAGCGTACTTCTCGATGTCGACGTTAAGGCAGGAGATAATACGTTGGTTCTGCGCTATGACCTCTGGAACGGTAAACCCCAAGCTTCACCTGCTGTCAACTTCGCACCAGGAGACGGTCGGGCTTTGGCCATGGCCTTCACCAGCTTGCGCTTACTTGCCCCAGAATTTGCAGGGACATCCCTGTCTGTTGAAGACTATTAGTCCAAAGAGTATCCAATTGTGTCGACGCTTGACGCCCCACCGTCATGCTCCTAGCATCCGCCGCCGTGAGTAAATCCCCTCTTTTCAGGTCCCTGCGGCACCCCAACTACAAGCTCTACTTCTGCGGCCAGCTCGTCTCTTTAACCGGCACCTGGATGCAGTCCACTGCGCAAGGATGGCTTGTCTACAGGATTACCGGGTCGAGCCTGGCTCTTGGAGTGGTTGGGTTCGCGGCCATGATCCCGATTCTTCTCTTCGGGCTGTTCGGCGGGGTGCTGGCCGACCGTTTTCCCAAACGCAGCCTCCTGGTCTGGGCTCAGGCCCTGGCATTGGTCCAGGCCACCGCCCTCTGCCTGCTCACGCTGTCTGGCCATATCGAAGTGTGGCATATCGTGCTGTGCGCCGCATTCTTGGGCCTGGTGAACGCATTGGAAATCCCCACGCGCCATTCCTTCGTGGTGGAGATGGTCGGCAAGGAGGACCTGCATAACGCCATCGCGCTCAATTCCTCGATCTTCCATCTGGCCCGGGTGGTCGGCCCGACCTTGGCCGGATTACTCGTGGGCTGGGTGGGTGAAGGCTGGTGCTTCGGCTTAAATGCCGTAAGCTTTCTCGCTGTGATAGCGAGCCTTCTGGCCATGCGCCTTGAACTAGCCACAGTTGCACGACGTGAGGCCGGGGTGCGCGAGCACCTGATGGAAGGAATCCGCTACGCCTGGAGTACCCCCCTGGTGAGGTCCATCCTGCTGCTCATATCCATGGCCAGCCTGTTGGGAGCATCAGGCATTGTCCTCTTGCCCGCATTCGCCGGAGACGTGTTCAAGGCCGGTCCCCAGGGGCTGGGCTACCTGACCGCATCCTCGGGTGCTGGCAGCATCGCGGGTGCGCTGTACATGGCCAGCCGGGGAGAAGCCAAAGGGCTGCGCAGCCTGGCCATGTGGGGCTGCGCCGGGCTTGGCGCGGCTCTGGTCCTGTTCGCCCAGGCGCCGCACTACTGGATTGCCGTGGCGCTTATCGCCCCTTCGGGCTTTTGCCTTATGGTGCTCATGCCCAGCTGCAACACCATGCTCCAACTGGCTGCTCCGGACGGGATGCGCGGACGGGTGATGTCCCTCTACACCATGCTCTACATGGGGGTTGCGCCGTTCGGCGCGCTCCTGGCCGGAAGCCTGGCCCAGTGGCTGGGCGCTCCCCTGGCCGTGACCATACTCGGAGCTGGATGCCTGATCGGAGCCCTGGGACCGGGACGGTCAATCCACAAGGCTTGACATCTTTGTACCGTAGTGTGCGTTTGTGTGGTGGTAGAGCAGACACAACATATCGTTACCCTGTTTATCCTGGAACCTTCGCATCAGCAGATTCAAGTAGAGAGACCTATTACTCATTCTTTCAATTGATCGAAGAGAATAATCACGCTTGAATGCTTATTCTTGAACATATAACTATCATTTCTCCAGACGCCCCCCCCACAACAACACCAACTTCTTACGTCTCAGAAGAGTTCCTGCATACCTTGTTAAATCGTGAGATATTTACACTTGTAAACATCTAGAACTCAACGTGGTTGTTTAAAAAAGATGCTCCCGTCCTTTTGGAAGAGTTGGGCGCCGCTACCTATAAGTCTGACTCTTACGGTTGTATCGTTGGGGTTAAGTTTGTCAGCAGAGAAGCCGTAGCGAGCCCCGACAGGCGACCATTGTCCATCGTCTTGATACTTCACCATATTTGCAAGGGGAACCCAGGCCCCCTCCAAAAATGC
This window contains:
- a CDS encoding fused response regulator/phosphatase → MTDPSAGPEPSVTVLLVDDQPMVAEAVRRMLAPETDIAFHSVQDPAKALPAALEAHPTVVLLDLVMPDIDGLTLVKYFRAHPKLKDLPLVVLSTKEEAETKAQAFGLGANDYLVKLPDRIELVARIRHHSQGYTRLLERNRAYQELARQLDQAAQYVRNLLPKPIEDGPIRTQWLFEPSAQLGGDALGYHFIDEYRFAFYLLDVCDHGVGPALLSVSALNVLRSQTLPGVDFGSPSQVMAGLNMVFPMSKQNDLYFTIFYGVYDSRTKSIRFASAGHPPPLLFQASGEVEELRCQSIFIGAMPGVDFKEAEISVHAPARLLVFSDGAYEIRRKSAGMWSYEEFKDYAASQANSSGLELGSVLSHVRSLLEREVLDDDLSMLKILFE
- a CDS encoding hydrogenase small subunit, with amino-acid sequence MRVSIGLAKDDAEKRLEEKGVSRRDFMKFCAAVATALGMGPGAAAEVAAALTAKKRPSVIYLHGAECTGCSEAVLRTYEPFIDALILDTISLDYHETIMAAAGEAAEKALNDAINSPDGFVLVHEGAIPTIGNGTWGMVGGHTMADNLKKCAAKAKAIIAMGTCATFGGVQAAKPNPTQAVSVSEFLGRKDVINIAGCPPNPINFVGAVVAFLKGDKIELDSLQRPKVFFGKLVHDLCERLPHFDKGEFAKSFDSPEAKKGWCLYELGCRGPETYNNCPKVLFNSTNWPVKAGHPCIGCSEPKFWDSMSPFYSAR
- a CDS encoding nickel-dependent hydrogenase large subunit, translating into MADSKPQIMKTPQSSFTGPVVVDPVTRIEGHLRMVVEVEGGKIKNAWSSSQLFRGLEIILKGRDPRDAQHFTQRSCGVCTYVHALASTRAVDNAVGVNVPENATIMRNLVMASQYLHDHIVHFYHLHALDWVDVTSALKADPVAAAKIANSISKRKTKPEDLKAVQDRVKALVDSGQLGIFTNAYFLGGHQAYYLPPEVNLIATAHYLEALHLQVKAARAMAIFGAKNPHTQFTVVGGCTNYDALRPERIAEFMTLFKEVNAFINECYIPDLLAVASYYKDWGGIGGTTNFICFGEFPQKGEHGMADRFLPAGYIMKRDLAGVKDVDQKQIMEHVAHSWYKGNEAKHPYEGVTDPQYTNLEDKDRYSWMKAPRYMGEPMETGPLAKVLVAYAKGHKATVKTVDMVLKNLGVGKEALFSTLGRTAARGIETAVIAGEIEGWIKKLAANVKKGDTKLYQDWKMPDSAQGVGFVDAPRGALSHWIDIKGGKINNFQLVVPSTWSLGPRCAAGKLSPVEEALVGTPIADPKRPVEILRTIHSFDPCIACGVHVIEPESNEVLSFKVL
- a CDS encoding right-handed parallel beta-helix repeat-containing protein; the protein is MRDDIFPLPYWVENGRRILYITYKGDCRMVHVSGKDLLFTTHTISDALSCVRPGDILQLLPGKYWPPILFDEESGNPPTCRPVKINELKGVPEVPITIRGLGTATVLNGGLGGVPHDSMLPEMKHFAFFKLSDCAWIEFENFSVESCWPTFLYIENSSYITVRNVAAVDSRYLVYARGQATHHILLESIHWRQDPTGSMWRDLLWLDSKRKRYFYYNGGIFGSVGISGSVVLRNNTICDAFNAVRLKADKKKEKSQNHNVEIYGNRMLRIRDNPVEPERSATNWWLHHNAIHNAHAWFSLDEVAGGFWYYFANTGWVTDKPGSQLDPNRGGKVYKYDSDGVMPSRPVFAFNNSYSLYNSLIKDGATTFLTHRNNAVLFRNSLPASASQDREAGCPLPPAVLRPFTDGNTGDERFLGNGFMPGGWNPRVSFDCDLTNIPWPPKIVDNHQEARGVFDPGAEFVDPNRGDMRLTGETPRGCPVDFTRGVDWPGAENWTSGLETPMGAYGSDGKPIVGPAFVFLQPEESDDSYTEMPRLVRFEEDKSDLVLTFSAPLESRQTVRIRVKAGKGKEWVEAALSGRVLRAKLPEEMVGHRIKRVWLPDDLRGANGEYVTLWSSVYSGLKFYKTGPVSRIAPSRPVCFCDCGAED
- a CDS encoding HyaD/HybD family hydrogenase maturation endopeptidase, which translates into the protein MDEKRRILVLGVGNILYTDEGVGVRCMEKLESEYEFSDNVTLMDGGTLGMRLMDALLNCDTAIVLDAVLGGQEPGTIYRCTGDELRKSLAFKDSMHQSDLVDTLIYCDLIGKRPDAVVIGIEPHDYQTMCVEVSEVLAGRLDDMAAFALKEVEAAGGTYSARAK